A genomic stretch from Phormidium ambiguum IAM M-71 includes:
- a CDS encoding UbiA family prenyltransferase — protein MSVQAKVLSSVRALIAKIYRSLRHEACLSWQFIGGDLSASMIPGLLFMMAAWKTHPTNALDLLLVLGRGIVYFWLYIMPFCISNQIVGIDEDRINKPHRPLVKGDVSPLGAKVRLAVTMVLFGLVGWWFGVLEWALLWQGCIILHNLGSGSKHWITKNLYMGVGTVALLAAAWQLVTPITSIAWQWILVVAGVWLFLAAIQDLRDIDGDRAIGRNTFPIAFGETASRVVLSSGFALLPLVTHFGLMMPVGLTGNVILCDIFLAVLSLAIAVRLISYRFPKADHYSYMLFTYWFCSVLGCAIAVI, from the coding sequence TTGTCAGTACAAGCAAAAGTGTTGTCATCCGTTCGGGCTTTAATTGCAAAAATCTACCGAAGCCTCCGACATGAAGCGTGTCTGAGTTGGCAATTCATCGGCGGCGATCTTTCAGCATCGATGATACCTGGGTTGCTATTTATGATGGCGGCGTGGAAAACTCATCCGACTAATGCGCTTGACTTATTGCTTGTACTGGGACGCGGCATTGTTTACTTTTGGTTGTATATCATGCCGTTTTGCATATCAAACCAAATAGTCGGTATTGATGAAGATCGCATTAATAAACCCCATCGTCCACTGGTGAAAGGTGATGTTTCACCTCTAGGTGCAAAGGTGCGGTTGGCTGTGACGATGGTGCTGTTTGGATTGGTGGGATGGTGGTTTGGTGTTTTAGAGTGGGCGTTACTTTGGCAAGGTTGTATTATTCTGCACAACTTAGGTAGCGGTTCTAAACATTGGATTACTAAAAATTTGTATATGGGAGTAGGTACAGTTGCATTACTTGCAGCGGCTTGGCAATTGGTGACACCAATTACATCGATCGCTTGGCAGTGGATCTTAGTGGTAGCTGGTGTGTGGCTATTTTTAGCGGCTATTCAGGATCTGCGGGATATCGATGGCGATCGCGCAATTGGCAGAAACACTTTCCCTATAGCTTTTGGAGAAACTGCAAGTCGAGTTGTATTAAGTTCTGGTTTTGCACTGTTACCTTTGGTGACACATTTCGGACTGATGATGCCAGTAGGTTTAACCGGGAATGTTATATTGTGCGATATTTTTTTGGCAGTTTTGAGTTTAGCGATCGCGGTGCGATTGATTTCTTACCGCTTCCCAAAAGCAGATCATTATAGTTATATGTTATTTACCTATTGGTTTTGTTCGGTACTCGGTTGTGCGATCGCAGTTATTTAA
- a CDS encoding cytochrome P450, with protein MKLPDGPQTPVWLETLQFVLRPIEYLEARQKRYGDAFTIGRNTDSPVVYLSHPQAIEEIFTANPNLFEVGHAQKPVVQPLFGERSLALLDGEPHQRYRRLLMPPFHGERMKAYGQIICDITRQVINEWTIGKSFSVRSAMEEISLRAILQTVFGLYKGQRYDLLRQQLILYLNAIGSATTASFLFFPMLRQDLGSISPWGKFIRLKQSIDRLLTSEIQERQQSIDSERTDVLSLLLNAKDEAGQPMTDVELRSQLLTLLVAGYETTATALTWALYWIHYLPEVKSKLYSEMNTITSDTNPSEIAKLPYLSAVCTETLRLYPVILATPNRKLNSSFHLMEYQFKPGNILIPCIYLTHQREDLYPEPKRFKPERFLEGQFSPYEYLPFGGGNRSCIGMAFAMFEMKLVLATILHEKQLILAKQYPIKPVRRGLTIAPPTSLQMLVKN; from the coding sequence TTGAAACTCCCTGATGGCCCCCAGACTCCAGTTTGGTTAGAGACACTTCAGTTCGTTCTCCGTCCCATAGAATACTTAGAAGCACGGCAAAAGCGCTACGGCGATGCTTTCACTATAGGAAGGAATACTGATTCTCCAGTGGTGTATTTAAGTCACCCGCAAGCGATCGAAGAAATTTTTACAGCCAATCCAAATTTGTTTGAAGTTGGCCATGCCCAAAAACCAGTTGTACAACCACTTTTTGGAGAACGTTCCTTAGCGCTGCTAGACGGCGAACCTCATCAACGCTATCGCCGTCTCCTCATGCCACCCTTTCATGGAGAACGGATGAAAGCTTACGGTCAAATTATCTGCGATATCACCAGACAAGTAATCAATGAGTGGACAATAGGGAAAAGCTTCTCAGTTCGTTCTGCAATGGAAGAAATTTCTCTACGTGCGATCTTGCAAACTGTTTTTGGTTTGTATAAAGGACAAAGATACGACTTGCTTAGACAGCAACTCATTTTATATCTAAACGCAATAGGGTCTGCTACTACCGCCAGTTTTCTATTTTTTCCTATGCTTCGACAAGATTTAGGTTCTATAAGTCCTTGGGGAAAATTTATCCGACTTAAGCAATCGATCGATCGATTACTCACTAGCGAGATCCAAGAACGTCAACAGTCAATTGATTCTGAACGTACTGATGTTCTATCCCTTTTATTAAATGCTAAGGATGAAGCTGGTCAGCCCATGACTGATGTGGAATTAAGAAGCCAATTACTTACCCTATTGGTTGCAGGTTATGAAACTACTGCAACTGCTTTAACATGGGCGTTGTACTGGATTCACTATCTCCCAGAAGTTAAGAGCAAACTTTATAGCGAAATGAACACTATTACTTCTGATACAAACCCAAGCGAGATAGCAAAATTACCCTATTTAAGCGCAGTATGTACTGAAACTCTGAGGTTATACCCAGTCATCTTAGCAACTCCTAATCGTAAATTGAATTCTTCATTTCATTTGATGGAATATCAGTTTAAGCCTGGTAATATACTGATTCCGTGCATTTATTTGACTCATCAACGAGAAGACTTATATCCAGAACCAAAACGCTTTAAACCAGAACGTTTTCTAGAAGGGCAATTTTCTCCTTATGAATATTTGCCCTTTGGAGGCGGGAATCGTAGTTGTATTGGCATGGCATTTGCTATGTTTGAAATGAAGTTAGTGTTGGCTACTATTTTGCACGAAAAACAATTAATTTTGGCAAAACAATACCCCATCAAACCTGTACGTCGCGGCCTTACTATTGCCCCTCCAACAAGCCTGCAAATGCTCGTAAAAAATTAG
- a CDS encoding DUF6745 domain-containing protein — translation MKARIKQLTTEQVFLIREYRDKWREIAISTDRIDRQKAALAIEAVYNAIGLQKPTIQFFDSPYAALQKPPSLLGSFLGGLLRGKIEKQLEIPPGSQLGSLVEKNLEIEAIDQLKRYLWTSIANQLGFQLGNSLWKQLRKELTSQNDNCIQPELWAVYASAFDYCISVLNCEYSPQKWQALQSVAKECGWIFPWKKTCFVCDRPSKLSFDNERRLHGEGMPAIQFTDGFSVYAYHGVVIPEKYGSIPSQEWQARWILEESDRELKQVLASGIGMRRIRQELGNIELDF, via the coding sequence TTGAAGGCCAGGATTAAACAACTGACGACCGAGCAAGTATTTCTGATTCGAGAGTATCGGGACAAATGGAGAGAGATCGCCATTTCTACCGATCGGATCGATCGGCAGAAAGCAGCTTTAGCGATCGAAGCTGTTTACAATGCGATCGGTCTTCAGAAACCTACAATCCAATTTTTTGATAGCCCTTATGCAGCTTTGCAGAAGCCTCCCTCCCTATTGGGGAGTTTCCTGGGAGGTTTGTTGAGGGGCAAAATCGAGAAGCAATTGGAAATTCCGCCGGGTAGCCAATTGGGAAGCCTGGTAGAGAAAAACTTGGAAATCGAAGCGATCGACCAACTAAAAAGATATCTCTGGACTTCGATCGCAAATCAACTGGGGTTTCAACTGGGGAATTCTTTGTGGAAGCAACTGAGGAAGGAACTTACAAGTCAAAATGACAACTGCATACAACCCGAACTATGGGCCGTTTATGCTAGTGCATTTGACTATTGTATTTCGGTTTTAAATTGTGAATACTCACCGCAAAAGTGGCAAGCACTTCAGTCTGTAGCGAAAGAGTGCGGTTGGATTTTCCCGTGGAAGAAAACTTGCTTTGTTTGCGATCGACCGTCAAAACTAAGTTTTGATAACGAACGACGACTTCACGGAGAAGGGATGCCAGCAATTCAGTTCACCGATGGATTTAGCGTGTACGCCTATCATGGTGTCGTTATACCTGAAAAATATGGTTCGATACCATCCCAAGAATGGCAAGCACGATGGATTCTAGAAGAAAGCGATCGCGAACTGAAGCAAGTGTTAGCTTCCGGGATTGGGATGCGGCGAATTCGTCAGGAGTTAGGAAACATTGAATTGGATTTTTAA
- a CDS encoding SagB family peptide dehydrogenase: protein MSETSILSFLPNVSLLQQNEEWVLHYQSATYSKNTISLPNCTPGILQAWQILCGNGGTREQLSSLVQEIDGLSKLPEFYYYLAQFERLGLICQTFFVDGTPLATFIPLVRTPIFKIPEVFPTQSYILSRFAYLHRQNNQIVLESPLSQVQLIIADWRGGAILTELNQPCSYAELCQKIPSISANAVQQFLNLLDAAKMLSHVKIGGKIAEEREDALVQWEFHDLLFHSKVRTGRHRQPVGRTYRFLGKIPQLPAIKTQVTDTIISLYRPDIEDLKKNDLPFTLVLEERKSIRHYGERAITDRQLGEFLYRSLRVRNIIKTETEELSNRPYPSAGACYELEVYLAINHCDNISPGLYHYHPQEHQLWQISPKTSQVEALLLEATQNNPQRQTPQILIILAARFQRISWYYQSIAYSSILKNVGALFQTMYLVATSLDLAPCAIGCGNADLFASAFGTDYYTESSVGEFALSSRV, encoded by the coding sequence ATGTCTGAAACTTCTATTCTTTCTTTTTTACCTAACGTATCGCTCCTTCAGCAAAATGAGGAATGGGTACTTCACTATCAAAGTGCTACCTACTCCAAAAACACCATTTCTTTACCTAATTGTACGCCTGGAATATTGCAGGCTTGGCAGATTTTGTGCGGCAATGGAGGTACAAGGGAACAGCTGAGTTCTCTGGTTCAAGAAATTGATGGATTGTCCAAATTACCTGAATTTTATTATTATCTTGCACAATTTGAACGCCTTGGCCTTATCTGTCAAACTTTCTTTGTAGATGGAACACCGCTAGCAACATTTATTCCCCTTGTAAGAACACCGATATTTAAAATTCCAGAAGTTTTTCCCACACAGTCTTATATTTTATCCCGGTTTGCTTATTTGCATCGCCAGAACAATCAAATAGTACTGGAATCCCCTCTATCTCAGGTGCAGTTGATAATAGCTGATTGGCGGGGAGGTGCTATTTTAACCGAACTTAATCAACCATGCTCTTATGCTGAATTATGCCAAAAGATACCTAGTATTTCAGCAAATGCCGTGCAACAATTCCTCAATTTGCTGGATGCTGCCAAAATGCTTTCCCATGTAAAAATCGGGGGAAAAATTGCCGAAGAACGAGAGGATGCGCTTGTGCAATGGGAATTTCACGACTTACTTTTCCATAGTAAGGTGAGAACGGGAAGACATCGCCAACCTGTAGGGAGAACCTATCGTTTTTTAGGCAAAATTCCCCAACTTCCGGCGATTAAAACCCAAGTGACAGACACTATTATTTCCCTATATCGACCGGATATTGAAGATCTTAAAAAAAATGATTTACCTTTTACTCTAGTTTTAGAAGAGAGAAAATCAATTCGACATTATGGAGAGCGAGCAATTACAGATCGCCAACTGGGAGAATTTCTTTACCGTTCCCTGAGAGTGAGAAATATCATCAAAACCGAAACAGAAGAACTAAGTAATCGACCTTATCCTAGCGCGGGAGCTTGTTATGAATTAGAAGTTTATCTAGCCATTAATCATTGTGATAATATTTCCCCTGGTTTGTACCATTACCATCCCCAAGAACATCAACTTTGGCAAATTTCTCCGAAAACCTCGCAAGTAGAAGCTTTACTTTTAGAAGCAACGCAGAATAATCCTCAGCGACAAACTCCGCAAATTCTGATTATTTTAGCGGCACGTTTTCAGAGAATTTCTTGGTATTACCAGTCGATCGCATATTCTAGCATTCTGAAAAATGTGGGTGCTTTATTTCAGACTATGTATTTAGTAGCAACTAGTCTGGACTTAGCACCTTGCGCTATTGGTTGCGGCAATGCAGATCTCTTTGCCTCTGCTTTCGGAACAGACTACTATACTGAGTCCTCTGTTGGCGAATTCGCACTATCAAGCCGAGTGTAA
- a CDS encoding TOMM precursor leader peptide-binding protein: MIHQPRFKHCFHIEIVEPEGVFLLWEQDPIFLTGKIYKKLAPLLDGSRTVEELVHLLVNEASAPEVYYALMRLEKQGYIVENTHNISPEPSAFWESLSLDNQPLAYLQTNAEVGITTFGNIPTHLFTFSLESLHIPVNQPGKYQVVLTDDYLRDELAIFNQKALQLQKPWMLVKPVGTEVWIGPIFQPGKTGCWECLAQRLRANRPVDAFINQRKGKTSFFPTSKAILSSTLQTAFSLAATEVAKWIAQTENQQLEGRIVTLNLRTLEMVSHQLVPRPQCRSCGQPELYSPTRPTIPIHLQNRPKTFLEDGGYRSITSEETLAQYGHHISPITGVVRKLDRLSHPTNRWNHTYIAGHNFGLMFDDLYFLRQTIRGRSGGKGKTREQAKASGLCEAIERYSGTFQGDEIRKSATYQDLGETAIHPHTCLNFSAKQYQNRHHWNAHCPPHQKIPEPFDTTKIIDWTPIWSLTHQTFKYLPTAYCYYGYPRAENPYCWADSNGAAAGNNIEEAILQGFLELVERDSVCLWWYNRLQKPGVNLTSFDDPYIQGLQKYYRTIERLIWVLDVTNDFGIPTFVAISSTIDKKVSQLLFGFGAHFDAKIAITRALTEVNQALPPVLAAQSANHNESDRTTIEDHPYFLPHPTLTEKIYSDYPQFWHEDLRDDVLTCQKIVEKQGMSMLVLDQTRPDINLSVVKVIVPGMRHYWRRLALGRLYNVPVQLGWLSEPLPEEKLNPQSIF; the protein is encoded by the coding sequence ATGATTCATCAACCAAGATTCAAACATTGCTTTCATATAGAAATAGTAGAACCAGAAGGAGTCTTTTTACTTTGGGAACAAGACCCCATATTTTTAACTGGTAAAATCTACAAAAAATTAGCTCCTTTATTGGATGGTTCTCGCACCGTAGAAGAGTTAGTGCATTTACTAGTAAATGAAGCATCCGCCCCAGAAGTTTACTATGCTTTAATGCGCTTAGAAAAGCAGGGCTATATTGTTGAAAACACTCATAATATATCTCCTGAACCCAGTGCTTTTTGGGAGAGTTTATCCCTAGATAATCAACCATTAGCTTATTTACAAACAAATGCTGAGGTAGGAATAACAACCTTTGGTAACATTCCCACTCACCTATTTACTTTCAGTTTAGAATCGCTGCATATTCCGGTAAATCAACCAGGAAAATATCAGGTTGTTTTAACAGATGATTACCTGCGCGATGAATTGGCTATTTTTAATCAAAAAGCACTGCAATTACAGAAACCTTGGATGTTAGTTAAACCTGTAGGAACGGAAGTATGGATCGGGCCAATTTTCCAACCCGGAAAAACAGGTTGTTGGGAATGTTTAGCGCAACGATTAAGAGCAAATCGTCCAGTGGATGCGTTTATCAATCAAAGAAAAGGAAAAACATCTTTTTTTCCGACTTCTAAGGCTATATTATCTTCTACTCTGCAAACTGCATTTAGTTTAGCGGCTACAGAAGTAGCGAAATGGATTGCACAAACAGAAAATCAACAATTAGAAGGTCGAATAGTAACATTAAATCTCAGGACGCTAGAAATGGTTTCCCATCAGTTAGTTCCGCGTCCACAATGTCGTAGTTGCGGTCAACCTGAATTATACTCTCCTACTCGCCCGACGATTCCCATCCACTTACAAAATCGTCCTAAAACCTTTCTCGAAGATGGCGGTTATCGTAGCATTACAAGTGAAGAAACCCTAGCCCAATATGGACATCATATCAGTCCGATTACCGGAGTAGTGCGAAAACTCGATCGCCTTTCTCACCCCACCAATCGCTGGAATCACACCTATATAGCCGGACACAACTTTGGTTTAATGTTCGATGACCTTTATTTTCTCCGCCAAACCATCAGAGGGCGCAGCGGCGGTAAAGGTAAAACCAGAGAACAAGCAAAAGCCAGCGGTTTGTGCGAAGCAATAGAACGCTACTCTGGCACATTTCAAGGCGATGAAATCAGGAAAAGCGCCACCTATCAAGACTTAGGTGAAACAGCGATTCATCCCCATACCTGCCTCAATTTTAGCGCCAAACAATATCAAAATCGACATCATTGGAATGCCCATTGTCCCCCGCATCAAAAAATACCAGAACCCTTTGATACTACAAAGATAATTGATTGGACTCCCATTTGGTCTTTAACCCATCAAACCTTCAAATATTTACCTACAGCTTATTGCTATTACGGATATCCTCGCGCTGAAAATCCATATTGCTGGGCAGACTCCAACGGAGCCGCCGCTGGAAATAATATAGAAGAAGCTATCCTGCAAGGTTTCTTGGAATTAGTAGAGCGGGATAGCGTTTGTTTGTGGTGGTATAATCGCTTGCAGAAACCCGGTGTTAATTTAACTAGTTTTGATGACCCATACATTCAGGGATTACAAAAATATTACCGCACAATTGAACGTTTAATTTGGGTTCTCGATGTCACCAACGATTTTGGCATTCCCACCTTTGTCGCTATTTCTAGCACAATAGATAAAAAAGTTAGTCAACTATTGTTTGGTTTTGGCGCACATTTCGATGCCAAAATAGCAATTACCAGAGCCTTAACCGAAGTTAATCAAGCACTTCCTCCAGTTTTAGCAGCACAATCAGCAAACCATAATGAATCAGATCGAACCACTATTGAAGATCATCCCTATTTTCTTCCCCATCCTACTTTGACAGAAAAGATTTACTCTGACTATCCCCAGTTTTGGCATGAAGATTTGCGAGATGACGTTTTAACTTGTCAAAAAATTGTTGAAAAGCAAGGAATGTCGATGTTAGTGCTAGATCAAACTCGTCCCGATATTAATTTAAGCGTAGTCAAAGTGATTGTTCCGGGAATGCGCCATTATTGGCGGAGATTAGCCCTCGGACGACTTTACAACGTCCCCGTACAGTTAGGATGGCTCTCAGAACCACTACCAGAAGAAAAACTAAATCCCCAATCAATTTTCTAA